One genomic window of Pseudanabaena sp. FACHB-2040 includes the following:
- a CDS encoding FMN-binding glutamate synthase family protein gives MDDPILHTSSTFNPQVIAAIQERAELGRYMIRGFGAFRNVPRLDDLVFLTASMTRLPLEGYREKCDTRTVLGTRFAKRPMELEIPITVAGMSFGALSKNAKVALGQAATWLGTSTTTGDGGMLPAERDASAKLVYQCLPSRYGFNPKDLKKADAIEIVIGQGAKPGGGGLLMGQKVNAVVAGMRTLPEGVDQRSPSRHPDWIGPDDLRIKIEELREATDWEIPIYIKMGATRVKDDVKLAVKAGADVIVLDGMEGGTAATQSIFQEHSGIPTLPALVQAVEALKEIGVYGEVQLVISGGIRSGPDVAKALALGADAVSIGTSALIAMGCNKPVYIEDYQALGTEPYHCHHCHTGRCPVGITTQDEDLMARLPIEEASTHVANYLQSMVMEAQSLARSCGKSSVHNLEREDLVALTLEASAMAKLPLAGTDFILGQS, from the coding sequence ATGGACGACCCCATTCTTCATACCAGCAGCACGTTTAATCCTCAAGTGATTGCCGCTATTCAAGAACGCGCCGAGCTGGGCCGCTACATGATTCGAGGCTTCGGCGCTTTTCGCAACGTGCCGCGCTTAGATGACTTGGTGTTTCTTACAGCTTCCATGACCCGGCTGCCCCTAGAAGGGTATCGGGAGAAATGCGACACCCGCACGGTTTTGGGCACCCGCTTTGCCAAGCGCCCGATGGAGCTGGAGATTCCGATCACCGTCGCTGGGATGAGCTTTGGGGCGCTCTCCAAAAATGCCAAGGTGGCGCTCGGACAGGCCGCTACTTGGCTGGGTACCTCCACCACCACCGGCGACGGTGGCATGCTGCCTGCTGAACGAGATGCGTCGGCCAAGCTGGTCTATCAGTGTCTGCCCTCTCGCTACGGCTTTAACCCCAAGGATCTTAAAAAAGCTGATGCGATTGAGATCGTCATCGGCCAAGGGGCCAAACCGGGCGGCGGCGGTCTGCTGATGGGGCAAAAGGTCAACGCAGTGGTCGCCGGTATGCGGACGCTGCCAGAGGGTGTGGATCAGCGATCGCCCTCGCGCCACCCCGACTGGATTGGCCCCGACGACCTGCGGATCAAAATCGAAGAACTGCGGGAAGCTACTGACTGGGAGATCCCGATCTACATCAAGATGGGCGCGACTCGGGTCAAAGATGATGTGAAGCTGGCTGTCAAAGCCGGGGCCGATGTGATCGTGCTAGACGGCATGGAGGGCGGTACTGCTGCCACTCAGAGCATCTTTCAGGAACACTCCGGCATTCCCACCCTGCCCGCCTTAGTGCAGGCGGTTGAGGCCCTCAAAGAAATCGGCGTCTATGGAGAAGTGCAGCTAGTCATTTCGGGCGGCATTCGCTCTGGCCCCGACGTGGCCAAAGCTCTGGCTCTGGGTGCGGATGCGGTGAGCATTGGCACCTCAGCTCTAATTGCAATGGGCTGCAACAAGCCGGTTTATATTGAAGACTACCAGGCTCTAGGCACCGAGCCCTACCACTGCCACCACTGCCACACGGGCCGCTGCCCCGTTGGTATCACTACCCAAGACGAAGACCTGATGGCGCGGTTGCCCATAGAGGAAGCCTCAACTCACGTAGCTAACTACCTGCAGTCGATGGTGATGGAGGCCCAAAGCTTGGCCCGTTCTTGCGGCAAGTCCAGTGTCCATAACCTGGAGCGAGAAGACCTAGTGGCTCTAACGCTGGAGGCTTCGGCAATGGCTAAGCTGCCGCTGGCGGGAACGGATTTCATCCTGGGGCAGTCTTAG
- a CDS encoding protein glxC produces the protein MTESLILSPPTLDCTGLTTREINQQLKKLAAAGADTVDLLNPQGRHNLAVAIEAPLKVRIRGPVGYYCGGLSEGVDIEVDGPCGWSVGENLMAGRILVKGNASACAAASAHGGTVCILGSAGPRAGISLKGGTLIVQGNVGHSSAFMMQAGTFIICGDAGHSLGDSLYDGTIYVGGEIASLGADAQLAPMTDEDNALLEQQLSPYGLATQDYAFKKIVCAKQLYHFKAQDFSKFKDAY, from the coding sequence ATGACCGAATCGCTAATTTTGTCCCCCCCTACACTTGACTGCACCGGTTTAACCACCCGCGAGATCAACCAGCAGCTGAAAAAGCTGGCGGCTGCCGGGGCCGATACTGTAGACCTGTTGAACCCCCAGGGTCGCCACAATCTGGCCGTTGCGATCGAAGCGCCTTTAAAGGTTCGCATTCGGGGCCCTGTGGGCTACTACTGCGGCGGCTTGTCTGAGGGAGTAGACATTGAGGTAGATGGGCCCTGCGGCTGGTCTGTGGGCGAAAATTTGATGGCAGGGCGCATTCTGGTCAAGGGCAATGCGTCAGCCTGTGCCGCTGCCTCAGCCCACGGCGGCACCGTCTGCATCCTGGGCAGTGCCGGACCCCGGGCCGGCATTTCGCTCAAAGGCGGCACCCTAATTGTGCAGGGCAACGTCGGCCACAGCAGTGCCTTTATGATGCAGGCAGGCACCTTTATCATCTGCGGCGATGCCGGTCACAGTCTGGGCGACTCTCTGTACGATGGCACAATCTATGTCGGCGGCGAAATTGCCTCCCTGGGCGCAGATGCTCAGCTAGCCCCCATGACCGACGAAGACAACGCTTTGCTGGAGCAGCAGCTCAGCCCCTACGGCCTAGCTACCCAGGACTATGCCTTTAAAAAGATCGTGTGCGCCAAGCAGCTCTATCACTTCAAAGCCCAAGACTTCTCTAAGTTCAAAGACGCCTACTAA